The Chthoniobacterales bacterium genome contains a region encoding:
- a CDS encoding peptidylprolyl isomerase: protein MERCPLQRIFSVVSILVVVVLMTLPARGGTKVRIATTIGNIDFELYDQDKPVTVTNFLRYLKAGRYSGCFLHRLSPGFVLQGGGYGLTANPDGTYAVTAVEAYAPIVNEFSVGKTYSNTYGTIAMAKLPAEDGDGNPVPGGGPDSATSEWFLNLADNSASLDSQNGGFTVFGRVIAGFDVLALFNTAFVDEANDGVGVYNASGALGNAFTNLPLLANGLNTDNLVFSEIMILPETSVPILPSIAIKGAARLSTGKSILTLKGTASSSVAKIEWRLGKKGKFRLSSAGSTWKLRVKGLEMGKNIVTVRGVGADGVRGAPKKLRILRK from the coding sequence ATGGAACGTTGCCCACTCCAACGGATTTTTTCCGTCGTCTCTATCCTGGTCGTCGTTGTCCTGATGACCTTGCCGGCGAGAGGGGGCACAAAGGTGCGCATTGCGACCACAATCGGAAATATCGATTTCGAACTCTACGATCAGGACAAGCCGGTCACCGTCACGAATTTCCTGCGTTACCTTAAAGCGGGCCGCTACAGCGGATGCTTTCTCCACCGCCTGAGCCCGGGATTTGTCCTGCAAGGCGGCGGCTACGGGCTGACGGCGAATCCGGACGGCACTTACGCTGTCACTGCCGTCGAAGCCTATGCCCCCATCGTGAACGAGTTTTCCGTGGGAAAGACCTACAGCAACACCTACGGAACCATTGCGATGGCAAAATTGCCCGCCGAGGACGGTGACGGGAATCCCGTTCCCGGGGGCGGGCCTGACTCTGCCACCTCGGAATGGTTCCTCAATCTCGCGGATAACTCCGCGAGTCTCGACAGTCAGAACGGCGGCTTCACGGTTTTTGGCCGGGTGATTGCCGGTTTCGATGTGCTCGCTCTGTTCAATACGGCCTTCGTCGACGAGGCGAATGATGGGGTGGGAGTTTACAATGCGAGCGGCGCGCTGGGGAACGCCTTCACGAACCTTCCGTTGCTGGCAAATGGCCTCAATACGGACAACCTCGTTTTCAGCGAGATCATGATCCTGCCGGAAACCTCCGTGCCAATCCTTCCGTCGATTGCCATCAAGGGAGCCGCCAGGTTGAGCACGGGGAAATCGATTCTCACGCTCAAGGGCACGGCATCATCCAGCGTGGCGAAAATTGAATGGCGTCTCGGCAAAAAGGGAAAGTTTCGCCTCAGTTCCGCAGGCTCGACTTGGAAACTTCGCGTGAAGGGTCTCGAGATGGGGAAAAATATCGTGACGGTGCGCGGCGTCGGTGCTGACGGTGTTCGCGGTGCGCCAAAGAAGCTGCGAATCCTCCGGAAATAG